From the Octopus bimaculoides isolate UCB-OBI-ISO-001 chromosome 27, ASM119413v2, whole genome shotgun sequence genome, the window gaaaaagaagttacggaaaacagaaaaagaagttacggaaaacagaaaaagaacttacggaaaacagaaaaagaagttacgaaaaacagaaaaagaacttACAGAAAACAGAACTTATGGCAAAcagaaaaaacacacatacaactaaTGCAGACATACTTGACCGCTCATCATCAGTTGTTAATTAAATATCAGCACAGTTTTGAGACCTTCGCTAATTCTAGATGTTTGATATTTACAGATGTTTTCCAGCACAAGAATGAAGACCAGTGTGTTCTGATACACTCAAATAGGTGTGTATCTCTCTTTTAtatcacctcctctctctctctctctctccctctgcgtGCActtcttctctgtgtgtgtgtgtgtgtgtgtgtgtgtgtatatctagtatatatttatatattgataaactgtGTGTGTTGACAAAAGAGATAGGCTTCAGTAacattgaaaatagaaaacagaaatccactcacagggctttggttgacttgaggctataatagaagacacttgcccaagatatcatggagtgggactgaacctggaactgcgtggttaggaagcaagcttcttattacacagccactcctgcgcccatgaatatgtatatatgtcttcaaatatgaattaaaagcagtACTAGTGTTGCAAACATTATTCAACGCACATACACAGTGTATGTAGTTTGCTTGTTTGCCAGTAGGCTGTGAATTGATGCGGTAGAGACGACTCCTTCAAAGAattgggtgttaaaacacctgaagtCTCGCCTGTTTACGACTTCAAAGCGCCAGGTGTGATCACAGAgctacatgaaatgaagtgttttactcaagaacataatgcactgcCCAGTTCATGAAttgaaaccctaaccctaatcactaggccacacacatctacactcacacatactcatcactcaccatctctctcactcattcactcttccaccgtctctctctttctcatgctctctctcactcacactcacactctctctctttctctttacagaGTCTGTCTCGTAACGGTGGCACAGAGCCACCCATTATTCACCGAGAACCACAAAGTTGTTAACATCAGTTTCCAAGTCTCCGCTTGTCTAAATCGAATGAACAACAAAGTCTCAGGCAAAAGCAAACGGGTGAGTTTCACTTTCTGCTCTTCGTTTCAGCCTAAGCTAcagtttctgagttcaatctctgtCATCTGCACTACACTGCATTACACATTGCTGTGGGTGCACATAGATACCTTTttaatacgtgtgtttgtgtgtagatatatatacatgtatgtaagtataNNNNNNNNNNNNNNNNNNNNNNNNNNNNNNNNNNNNNNNNNNNNNNNNNNNNNNNNNNNNNNNNNNNNNNNNNNNNNNNNNNNNNNNNNNNNNNNNNNNNNNNNNNNNNNNNNNNNNNNNNNNNNNNNNNNNNNNNNNNNNNNNNNNNNNNNNNNNNNNNNNNNNNNNNNNNNNNNNNNNNNNNNNNNNNNNNNNNNNNNNNNNNNNNNNNNNNNNNNNNNNNNNNNNNNNNNNNNNNNNNNNNNNNNNNNNNNNNNNNNNNNNNNNNNNNNNNNNNNNNNNNNNNNNNNNNNNNNNNNNNNNNNNNNNNNNNNNNNNNNNNNNNNNNNNNNNNNNNNNNNNNNNNNNNNNNNNNNNNNNNNNNNNNNNNNNNNNNNNNNNNNNNNNNNNNNNNNNNNNNNNNNNNNNNNNNNNNNNNNNNNNNNNNNNNNNNNNNNNNNNNNNNNNNNNNNNNNNNNNNNNNNNNNNNNNNNNNNNNNNNNNNNNNNNNNNNNNNNNNNNNNNNNNNNNNNNNNNNNNNNNNNNNNNNNNNNNNNNNNNNNNNNNNNNNNNNNNNNNNNNNNNNNNNNNNNNNNNNNNNNNNNNNNNNNNNNNNNNNNNNNNNNNNNNNNNNNNNNNNNNNNNNNNNNNNNNNNNNNNNNNNNNNNNNNNNNNNNNNNNNNNNNNNNNNNNNNNNNNNNNNNNNNNNNNNNNNNNNNNNNNNNNNNNNNNNNNNNNNNNNNNNNNNNNgcgggtggcacatgagatgcaccattttgagcgtggccgttgccagtaccgcctgactggctcctgtaggattttcgagcgagatcgttgccagtgcccctggactggcttgtgcgggtggcacataaaagacaccatttcgagcgtggccgttttcgtgcgggtgacacgtaaaagcacccactacactctctgagtggttggcgttaggaagggcatccagctgtagaaactctgccaaatcagactggagcctggtgttgccatccggtttcaccagtcctcagtcaaatcgtccaacccatgctggcatggaaggcggacgttaaacgatgatgatgtatacatatgcatgtacatatatgtgtatatatgtgtctgtatatgtatgtatgtatatatgtatgcatatatatgtaagtgtatctgtgtgtgtgtgtgtgtgtatatatatatatatatatatatatatatgtacatatgtacatatgtacatatgtatgtgtgtgtgtatttgcagaaAATGTAAATCTAGATCTTTGTGTTGCACAAACAATGAACTCATCAATGATTAGTAATCTCTGTCTAATTAACCCTGCATAATTATGTGTGTTTAATTACGTATTGCAGGGAGCTCAGTGGTTGGGGGTCAATGCACCCCTCTGCAAAGTGACCTGTGAAGGTGGTAGAATGTACACATTGATTAGTTGTGTCAGAGGTCAGTTGATAGAAGTCAATGAAGCTTTGGTTGATAATCCTCAACTGAT encodes:
- the LOC106883509 gene encoding protein Abitram, which produces MACPTPEANNEEDNGYGHPLLHEMQQHPSVVERYYKPKYCINVFQHKNEDQCVLIHSNRVCLVTVAQSHPLFTENHKVVNISFQVSACLNRMNNKVSGKSKRGAQWLGVNAPLCKVTCEGGRMYTLISCVRGQLIEVNEALVDNPQLILEKPQSDGYIAIVLPRLDEHNQEIDKLLSEEEYQKVLQERQAEPTNNDSKTS